The genomic region CTTGAAGGCATCCGCGCTCGTTCTGTCGGCGACCGTCGGCTCTTCCGTGACCCAGTTCGCGGCCCCCTGCACGGCGAGTCCAAGCGGCCATCCACCGACGCCCTGTTGCCCGAATCGATAGCGAGACCACAGCTCGACATTGTCCGCGGCATTGCTGCGGGCGAGCGACACAAGGAAGTCGTCGGTAATGGCGTAACCCATGCTGAGATAAATAATGCCCGATCCATCCAGACCATAGAACGCATCATATCCGGAGCTCAGTTTCGGATTGAACCGGTGTGAAATCAGGAAAAGCCAGCGACCCTGATCCACGGTTCGTGTCGTCGGAAGATTGATCGCCTTCCACCCATCGAAAGGGTAGGCGGGGTCGTCGGACGTATCCAATGTGGACGCCTGCCCGCTCTTCAGGCCGCGAATCCAGTCTTCAAGCAGTTTGACCTCTTCCTCGGTTAACCGATTGCCCGCCATAGGCATGGGGAGGCCGATAATGCCCGGGTCACCTTTGACCTTCATCATCAGATAGCTGGTCTCGGGGCTTCCAGGATCGACGCGCTTCAGGTCCGGGCGCTCGACGCTGGGCTGGTCCACAAGCGACTCGTAGTAGCGGCTGCTGGTCAGGTACATATCCTGCTGAGCCACAGGGCCGGCGTGGCAGCCGGTGAGCGAGCAGCTTCGTTCGAAGATAGCTGCCACTCGCTGCTCGAGATTGTCAGGCGTAATCTGTTGGGCGAGAGCGACGAGGGGCAGCAGGGCCGCCATCGCGGCGAAAATCACCAGGACAGGCGCGACCGCGATGCGGACTGGACCGGATCTGATGGCCCCGTAGGCTTCAATTCTTGGCATCTGGATGTCGAAAAGAGTGATGTAGATAGCGGGGCGCATCGGGCTCAAGATCGGCTGCATCCAGACGAAATGCTGTGATGCAGGTCACGTTTGACGGCAGGGTAACTGGATTTGCCCCTGTTTCGATTGATGGCATCGGACGCGGACGGTCTTTCGGTCAGTCAAACCGGGTCAGAGAAGCACCACGCGACGCGTGAACAACTCCTCCAGCTCCGGCGGCAATCCGAGGATGTCGTCGGCAAATCCGTCGAGTTCATCGAGCGTCTTGTTTGACAGGAGATCCGCGATCTCGTCCATCACCGGGCCACCGATGGTGAAGGGGGCGTATGAGTAGAGCATGTTGGGCCCCTGACATTCGCAATAGACCTGGTACTCCTTCAATTCCTGGACTGGTGCGCCGCTGATCATGCAGGTGGAAATCCAGGGATCGAGCTCCGGGTTGGATCGGGCGGAATCCATCAATCGTAATCTCCGCTCCGCGACGGCCACGTGCGAGGCAAAGTAATCCTGCATGCGTTGCAGCGACTCTTCCGACAACTCCTCGAGGAGCGCGTCGCGACAATTGACGCAGAGGGCATACTCGAAGATCGTTTCGCGCGCGTCGAATCCCTCGTACGAGCGAAACGCCTTTTCGATGACGTACTGCGTCGTGTCGTCGAGAAGGAATCTGTCGCACGCCACACATCGCTCGAATGCTCGCCCGGTTTCAGTCGATTGGAAAATGGGAGGCACCGGCTCCAAGTGATCGGCGTATGGTTGCGACTCCGGGTCCATGCTGGTTTGATCCCAATATGAATTCGTGTTCTCGATAGTCTACCACCTGGTAGGGAAAACGGTCCCGCCGGGCGGCGATACTGGCGCTCGATTTGGTGACCGCACCACTCGTCATTGCGAGCAACGCGAAGCAATCTAATGCGATCCGCAAGGCCGCCAGGGACCCGAAGGTCTCGCGCCGGCAATCAACCTGTAGCGAAGAGCGCCTCTGCTGCCGCTGCGGGTCCGGCACCGAAGGCAATCAGCCCCTCTTTGTGTCCACCCATCACGATGATATTGCTACGGCCACGCATCGACGACACCAGGCGTTCGATCTCCCGCGCCATCGCCGTCGTCCCTGCCGCAGCAGCCCGGTTGGTCGTCGGTACGATATCAACAAGTCGGTCCCAGAGCATCTTGCTGTGAACATGAATGACCGCTCCGACCCGTCCGTCGGCACGGTACACCGCCGCATGCGTCAGAGCTTCGGACGAGGCCGAGATTGGACCCACGGCGACTATCCGGTTGGCGTCAATGCAGCTATCCACGACTTTCGTGTAATGACGCGCCGAAAGGGTGCGCAGCGCGCCTGTCTGCGTTCCGGAAATGACAAAGCGCGACGTTCCTCGAATACGGACGCTGACGTTTCCGAAACCTGTGCCGTTCAAGTCCACTCCGATGATTCCTTCATCGACGCACTGGGTGCGCCAGTAGTTCAGTTCGGATATCAACGTCGCCTCGGGTGGCGGGCCCTTCACCGAGCGGTTGTCGAACTGGATGTATCCCGTTTCATCCATTCGTATTGGCCTCGGGAAAAAGCGACAGCATCGCCTCCGGATCCGCCTCGCAGACTCCACGCTCTGTGATAAGGCCCGTCACCAGACGCGCCGGAGTCACGTCGAATGCGTAGTTGGCTGCCGGGCTGTCGGGTGGCGTCACAAGGACTTCGGTGGCCCGTCCATCGGCCCATCCCTGCACGTATCGTACCTCGTCTCTGTCTCGCTGTTCGATGGGTGCCGCCCGGCCATCGGACATCGACCAATCGATGCTCGAGGATGGCAAGGCGACATAAAATGG from Rhodothermales bacterium harbors:
- a CDS encoding class II aldolase/adducin family protein; amino-acid sequence: MDETGYIQFDNRSVKGPPPEATLISELNYWRTQCVDEGIIGVDLNGTGFGNVSVRIRGTSRFVISGTQTGALRTLSARHYTKVVDSCIDANRIVAVGPISASSEALTHAAVYRADGRVGAVIHVHSKMLWDRLVDIVPTTNRAAAAGTTAMAREIERLVSSMRGRSNIIVMGGHKEGLIAFGAGPAAAAEALFATG